The following are from one region of the Bradyrhizobium septentrionale genome:
- a CDS encoding LexA family transcriptional regulator: MLDAALIERALEKTGKSKGGLARAMGVRAGAVSEILSGIRLIKASEIAPIIEYLELNSVPIMGRVGAGASIEPELEQVPPEGLGEVELPFPMNEETIAFEVSGDSMLPKYENGDVIVVYREQRHPLSSFYGEEAAVRLKSGERYLKTIERGSSSGLVNLKSFNAKPINGVKLEWIGEICVTLPRSQIERLRGKTAKGRKSARTQGRSEK, encoded by the coding sequence ATGCTGGACGCGGCACTGATCGAACGAGCATTGGAAAAGACAGGCAAGAGCAAGGGCGGGCTTGCCCGCGCAATGGGGGTACGGGCCGGGGCGGTATCCGAGATTCTGTCGGGGATACGGTTGATCAAGGCATCGGAGATCGCCCCGATCATCGAATATTTGGAGCTGAACTCGGTGCCGATCATGGGCCGGGTCGGCGCCGGCGCCTCGATCGAGCCGGAACTCGAGCAGGTCCCGCCGGAGGGTCTCGGCGAGGTCGAACTTCCGTTTCCGATGAACGAGGAGACCATCGCTTTCGAGGTCTCAGGCGATTCGATGCTGCCCAAATACGAGAACGGCGACGTCATCGTGGTCTATCGCGAGCAGCGCCATCCGCTGTCGAGCTTCTACGGAGAGGAAGCTGCGGTCCGGCTGAAGAGCGGCGAGCGTTACCTGAAGACGATCGAACGCGGCAGCTCTTCCGGCCTGGTCAACCTCAAGAGCTTCAATGCCAAGCCGATTAACGGCGTAAAGCTCGAATGGATCGGGGAAATCTGCGTCACCCTGCCCCGCAGCCAGATCGAGCGGCTGCGCGGCAAGACGGCGAAGGGCCGCAAATCTGCCCGGACGCAGGGGCGATCGGAGAAATAG